The DNA segment GACCGTCGTGGCGTCCTCGGGCTTTTTGTCGGCCCGGACCCAGCCGACGACGCGGGGGAACCGCAGGGCGTAGCCCGGCTCGTCGCCGACCTTCCCGCAGGTGTGGACGGGCGACCGCGTGATCTCGTCGGCCAGGACGGTCACGACGTAATTCGGCTCGACCCACACGTCGGGCTCGACGATGGAGTCCACGCGGGCGGGCCGGTGGTCCATCCGGGTCTCGTCCAGGAGCTCCCGGATGCGGACCCATTCCTCTTCGGTCAGGCCGCTCCCGATCTTGGCGACCGTCTTGAAGGTGTCCGACTCGGGGTCGTAGACGGCGCCGAGGAGCGCCCCGATGCCGAACTTGGCCCGCATGCCCCGGCCCCGGAAGTAGCCGACGAGGACGACGTCGACCGTGTCGGTCAGCTCGCCCTTGTAGGACCGCTTCAGCTTGATCCAGTGGAAGCCCCGGGCGCCGGCCTGGTAGGGAGCGTCCAGGCGTTTGGCGACGATGCCCTCCATGCCGCGCTCGACGGCCTCGTCAAAGAACTTCTGGATGGCCTGGGGGTCGTCGGTGACGATGCGGTCGACGAGGCGGATCCGGCCGTCGGGCCGGATGAGACGGGCCAGGCGTTCAAAGCGGGTCTCATAGGGCTCCGGCGTGTAGTCCCGGCCGTCGGCGTACAGGAGGTCGAAGGCGAACAGGACGAGGGGATACTCCCGCATCATCTCCTCGACGCCGTGCTTGCGCTTGCGCTGGACCGTGACCTGGAAGGGGTGGATCTCGCCGGTCTCCTCGTTGACGGCGACGGCCTCCCCCTCGAGGATGGCCTCCCGGGCGGCGACCTGCTGGCGGACGCCCTCGACGATCTCGGGGAACATCGGCGTCGTCCGCTCGAGATTGCGGGAGAAGATCTCGACGTGGTCGCCGGCCTTATGGACCTGACAGCGGAAGCCGTCGAGCTTGACCTCGACGGCGCACCGGCCCAGCTTCTTGACGATCTCCTCGGCGCTGGGAAGCCGCTCGGCCAGGGCCGGTCGGATGGGGTTGCCGACCCGGATGCGGAACTTGCGGATGCCCTCGATGCCCTCTTCGAAGAGGGTCTTAGCGACGAGGCCCAGGTCCGAGCACAGGTTGTACGCCCGCTCCAGGTCGGGCCGGAGGCT comes from the bacterium HR11 genome and includes:
- the ligB gene encoding DNA ligase B, with amino-acid sequence MRFARLVDYFERLEATTKRLEMIDILSELFREADRAEVDKVAYLCQEQLLPAFRGVEIGMAEKLILRAIARATQTDEARVAHLNKELGDPGLVVERLLGQRTVRPADMSVSEVYEALLKIAETTGEGSIEKKVHMLAELFHRCSSREARYIARFVLGRLRLGIGDPTILDALSKAVAGDRSLRPDLERAYNLCSDLGLVAKTLFEEGIEGIRKFRIRVGNPIRPALAERLPSAEEIVKKLGRCAVEVKLDGFRCQVHKAGDHVEIFSRNLERTTPMFPEIVEGVRQQVAAREAILEGEAVAVNEETGEIHPFQVTVQRKRKHGVEEMMREYPLVLFAFDLLYADGRDYTPEPYETRFERLARLIRPDGRIRLVDRIVTDDPQAIQKFFDEAVERGMEGIVAKRLDAPYQAGARGFHWIKLKRSYKGELTDTVDVVLVGYFRGRGMRAKFGIGALLGAVYDPESDTFKTVAKIGSGLTEEEWVRIRELLDETRMDHRPARVDSIVEPDVWVEPNYVVTVLADEITRSPVHTCGKVGDEPGYALRFPRVVGWVRADKKPEDATTVQEIVSMFQLQKRVQLVG